Proteins co-encoded in one Capnocytophaga ochracea DSM 7271 genomic window:
- a CDS encoding DUF4199 domain-containing protein: protein MFMETKNVNFLSIALRNGILLGVACVVLSVLLYVTNLLYTGSFLIGAITWLLNLAICVVFIVMAVQQYKTANDGFLTVGEAIKVGIVTALVGGVIAAIYSVIYTTVIDPNYYEKVVEVTMEKMSAFTSNFSEEQMEELREKTLESKPSVVWTFFSSILGSAIGGVIISAIVGAVKKKERPMPL, encoded by the coding sequence ATGTTTATGGAAACAAAAAATGTAAATTTCCTAAGTATTGCACTTAGAAACGGTATTTTATTGGGGGTTGCTTGTGTAGTTTTAAGCGTATTGCTGTACGTAACCAACCTTTTGTACACTGGAAGTTTTTTGATAGGTGCTATCACTTGGCTATTGAATTTAGCTATCTGTGTAGTTTTTATCGTGATGGCTGTTCAGCAGTACAAAACGGCTAACGACGGTTTCTTAACTGTAGGTGAAGCTATTAAAGTGGGGATAGTAACCGCTCTCGTAGGAGGGGTAATCGCTGCTATTTACAGTGTAATCTACACTACTGTTATTGACCCTAACTATTATGAAAAAGTAGTAGAGGTTACAATGGAAAAAATGAGTGCTTTTACCTCTAATTTCAGTGAAGAACAAATGGAAGAGCTTCGTGAAAAAACACTTGAGAGCAAGCCTTCTGTGGTATGGACATTCTTTTCATCGATATTGGGCTCTGCTATTGGAGGTGTTATTATCTCGGCTATAGTAGGAGCTGTGAAGAAGAAAGAACGCCCAATGCCTCTTTAA